A portion of the Hylaeus volcanicus isolate JK05 unplaced genomic scaffold, UHH_iyHylVolc1.0_haploid 12237, whole genome shotgun sequence genome contains these proteins:
- the LOC128883776 gene encoding uncharacterized protein LOC128883776, giving the protein MKTVLSQSVCSVKDVPADKFISAYAGHLKRNGKFRLPSWIDVAKTGRGRELAPYDEDWLFVRASAIIRHLYIRPDQGVGALRNVYGNKKRRGAAPGHHVKASGGLIRYCLQQLESLGLLEKTKTGGRRLTAKGQRDICIIAKQVHQTVA; this is encoded by the exons ATGAAAACAGTTTTAAGTCAAAGTGTATGTTCAGTTAAGGATGTGCCTGCTGATAAATTTATTAGTGCATACGCTGGTCATCTTAagcgaaatggaaaatttcgtttaccaTCG TGGATAGATGTAGCTAAAACTGGTCGTGGTAGAGAGTTAGCTCCTTATGATGAAGATTGGTTATTCGTACGAGCTTCTGCTATTATTCGTCACTTGTATATTCGTCCAGATCAAGGAGTTGGTGCTTTAAGAAATGTCtacggaaataaaaaaagacggGGAGCAGCTCCAGGACATCACGTCAAAGCTTCAGGAGGCTTAATTCGTTATTGTTTACAACAACTTGAGTCTTTAGGATTGTTAGAAAAAACCAAAACAGG AGGGCGACGTTTAACTGCTAAAGGTCAACGCGACATTTGCATTATCGCAAAACAAGTACATCAAACAGTcgcttaa